From one Pseudobdellovibrionaceae bacterium genomic stretch:
- the flgK gene encoding flagellar hook-associated protein FlgK, whose protein sequence is MSRIWGMMDVGKRSLMNSQTALQTVSHNVANKSTEGYSRQRVEVQSNVPVGNGKLRIGMGARASAVTRVNNPYLEKQVEKEGNELGFAQARSESLARVEQVYNEQVNKGLNKFMAEFFNGFRELSNNPEGLAARTLVKESADFLAKDFKRVHDQLTDIQKDIDFQIVNHVVEINGLTKEIADLNEKVQIVELNGAHANDERDRRDLLIKKLSEMVNIRYAEGDDGTVAITAGDNAVLVSGQSYREMFTSSTEGKPGKREGNIEVFYRPTESGTPVNVTRQFRSGKLGGLLDVRDKVANGLLDHMDNMAYTLASEVNKIHTQGFDRYNKKGEGFFVMPESVKDASQTLQVNHSILNDVGRIVAGASLNAPGDNRIANILSSLQYKPVFDGTNSFDNYYNSIVGEIGVEASRANSEHESQKNIVKQLENIRESISGVSLDEETAKMIEFQKNFDASARLIRTADEMMDTVLNLKRL, encoded by the coding sequence ATGTCAAGAATCTGGGGCATGATGGACGTCGGAAAGCGTTCGCTGATGAATAGTCAGACGGCCTTGCAGACTGTCTCGCACAACGTCGCCAACAAATCCACAGAAGGTTATTCCCGTCAAAGAGTTGAAGTGCAAAGCAACGTGCCGGTCGGAAACGGCAAGCTGCGCATTGGCATGGGTGCGCGGGCCAGTGCCGTCACCCGGGTGAACAACCCCTACCTGGAAAAGCAGGTGGAAAAAGAAGGCAACGAACTGGGGTTTGCCCAAGCCCGCAGTGAGTCCTTGGCTCGCGTGGAGCAAGTCTATAACGAGCAGGTGAACAAGGGCCTCAATAAGTTTATGGCCGAGTTTTTTAATGGCTTTCGTGAGCTCTCCAACAACCCGGAAGGTCTGGCGGCACGAACTCTGGTCAAAGAGTCAGCGGACTTTCTGGCCAAAGATTTCAAGCGGGTTCACGACCAACTGACCGACATCCAAAAGGATATTGATTTTCAGATCGTGAATCATGTGGTGGAGATCAATGGACTGACCAAAGAAATCGCTGACCTCAATGAGAAAGTGCAGATCGTCGAGCTCAATGGGGCCCATGCCAACGACGAACGAGACCGACGGGATCTTTTGATCAAGAAATTGAGCGAAATGGTCAACATTCGCTACGCCGAAGGCGACGATGGCACAGTGGCGATCACGGCCGGAGACAACGCGGTTTTGGTCTCTGGACAAAGTTACAGGGAGATGTTCACCTCGTCGACCGAGGGAAAACCGGGAAAACGAGAGGGCAACATCGAGGTCTTTTATCGGCCAACGGAATCGGGCACCCCGGTCAATGTGACCAGGCAATTCCGCAGCGGTAAATTGGGTGGCCTTCTTGACGTTCGTGACAAGGTCGCCAATGGCTTGTTGGATCACATGGACAACATGGCTTATACCCTGGCCAGTGAGGTCAACAAGATCCATACCCAAGGATTCGACCGGTATAACAAAAAGGGAGAAGGTTTTTTTGTTATGCCCGAGAGTGTGAAGGATGCCTCACAGACTTTGCAGGTCAACCACAGTATTCTCAACGATGTGGGTCGTATCGTCGCTGGGGCGTCCCTGAATGCACCTGGTGATAATCGCATTGCAAACATTTTATCATCGCTTCAGTACAAGCCGGTGTTCGATGGCACCAACAGCTTCGATAACTACTACAACTCCATTGTTGGGGAAATTGGCGTGGAAGCCTCCAGAGCCAATTCCGAACATGAGTCGCAAAAGAACATTGTGAAGCAGTTAGAGAACATTCGCGAAAGCATCAGCGGGGTGAGTCTGGACGAAGAAACTGCCAAGATGATTGAGTTTCAAAAGAACTTTGATGCCTCGGCCCGGCTGATTCGCACGGCCGATGAAATGATGGATACCGTTCTTAATTTAAAGCGCCTATAG
- a CDS encoding flagellar protein FlgN has translation MKPTTKDAYDKLILNLEDQVKIYRSLLEVVRKEKDILISANLDDLTENNKAKEAMLLKLRGLESSRIRYVAELAVSEGMPTESPRLVDLAIHFGGEVEDRLRNLHSVLELLLKRVQEYNQQNEGLVNSALEKITGAMNAIRDTLTEKPTYEKKGQMADQGAQSGQLVSREA, from the coding sequence GCTTACGACAAATTGATTCTCAATCTGGAAGACCAGGTTAAGATCTACCGTTCCTTGTTGGAAGTAGTACGCAAGGAAAAGGACATTTTGATCTCGGCCAACCTGGACGATCTCACTGAAAACAATAAAGCCAAAGAAGCCATGCTTCTGAAGCTAAGGGGACTGGAGAGCTCTCGCATTCGTTATGTGGCAGAGCTTGCGGTGTCGGAAGGTATGCCGACCGAATCTCCTCGATTGGTTGATCTGGCCATTCACTTCGGTGGCGAAGTTGAAGATCGGCTGCGCAATCTCCATTCGGTTCTGGAACTGTTATTGAAGCGTGTACAGGAGTACAACCAACAAAACGAAGGGCTGGTGAATTCAGCACTGGAGAAGATCACGGGAGCAATGAATGCCATCCGTGACACTCTGACTGAAAAGCCCACTTACGAGAAGAAGGGACAAATGGCTGACCAGGGAGCTCAATCCGGTCAGCTCGTCAGTCGCGAAGCCTAA